Proteins found in one Malassezia vespertilionis chromosome 5, complete sequence genomic segment:
- a CDS encoding uncharacterized protein (EggNog:ENOG503PJUW; TransMembrane:2 (o164-183i192-209o)) → MHDHHDQSPSFVYVPSETTKRPLIPHRLAADIRRRQVWEAMLNWDTLDNGLQTLRFIALWLHANFRVAKPTTYMSATLSPIVFLTTRTVRRPRRIALGKGTALASEAIANVRRFALLLLWAYTGSQHVMERLAYHAADEEHPGQVDRIMTLGDVVANVGEAFDVLAFLSGSGLFWSVLGGWTLRRRHGLERVGVFVSLASLVIHLYGLHRRRIEITEEMLESTRVVQNQLDTYDRMALRKEPASAQDVSMAEATVQDEYEQYITNKRRMRWLGMEQIRVVSDASFTLYEACAPDADTNMLEASAGLVTGVLGLLRQWHEARYGSLDI, encoded by the exons ATGCACGATCACCATGACCAATCACCCTCATTTGTCTATGTTCCCTCGGAAACAACGAAACGACCACTGATCCCACACAGGCTCGCTGCCGACATACGTCGCCGCCAAGTATGGGAAGCGATGCTGAATTGGGATACACTTGACAATGGTCTT CAAACGCTCCGGTTCATTGCGCTCTGGCTACATGCCAACTTCCGCGTCGCAAAGCCGACAACCTACATGTCGGCTACTCTGAGTCCCATTGTTTTTCTCACGACCCGCACCGTTCGCCGCCCAAGGCGGATTGCGCTGGGTAAAGgcaccgcgctcgcgagCGAGGCCATTGCCAATGTCCGGCGCTTtgccttgctgctgctttgGGCGTACACGGGCAGCCAGCACGTCATGGAACGACTTGCATACCATGCAGCAGACGAGGAACACCCCGGCCAAGTCGACCGCATCATGACGCTGGGCGACGTCGTGGCCAACGTAGGCGAGGCATTCGACGTACTTGCATTCCTCTCGGGTTCGGGCCTCTTTTGGTCCGTCCTGGGCGGCtggacgctgcggcgtAGGCACGGCTTGGAGCGTGTGGGTGTGTTTGTCTCCCTCGCTTCCCTGGTCATTCACCTGTACGGACTCCACCGTCGGCGCATCGAGATTACCGAGGAAATGCTGGAAAGTACGCGGGTCGTGCAGAACCAGCTCGATACATACGACAGAATGGCTCTAAGGAAGGAGCCCGCATCCGCACAGGATGTCTCTATGGCGGAGGCGACCGTGCAGGACGAGTACGAGCAGTACATAACAAACAAGCGAAGGATGCGGTGGCTCGGTATGGAGCAGATCCGTGTCGTGAGCGACGCATCTTTCACCCTTTACGAGGCGTGCGCGCCAGATGCAGACACCAACATGCTAGAAGCCAGTGCTGGTCTTGTCACGGGCGTCCTCGGCCTGCTTCGCCAGTGGCATGAGGCGCGGTACGGTTCGCTCGATATATAG
- a CDS encoding uncharacterized protein (COG:A; EggNog:ENOG503NXEM; BUSCO:EOG0926534P), which yields MASFQKESLSLAETNRVRISLGLAPLDDEPAVPSDVKSQAEQDAESERNYAARRKSEQIAQDEAATRERITKAKNRRELVRKLRGPTLGEESPEEGTRQWVKAANSRAKEHAARRQREMEEAEAPAEQYSASDLDGLRVAHDLADLGDGNQEHILTLRDGNVLDEGEDELVDATIAERARASRNNERKGGVQAYTGLDDESFDTHQSASVLGKYDDVESLDAREKVETRGGFRIGDAATVADMDARTEAHVSARRAEEHREQQRVSLDYVKNVPVSDYAPNIHFKKGKKKRHASRVQLDVENATPEEPMPADVTPQPALRENVVDDDELAASLARARRQRAKRTIAAVTPEMLAKNLAAKREAEAHAQPDTDEGITFDETSEFVRQLAQRPMEPARAVQEKAEDEPLAEVHAPLLAEVHAPLATHAEPQDLSEIDFAATQDEPDESLASEGVAAALRLLKSQGILEQADPMQHERESRQLQYDAWVRDQKRRDEEARHTPNHKSSTREYDARNRDKREAEEAMARFKDYTPDVTIAYHDEFGRTLTPKEAWKRMSHVFHGNKPGYKAQEKQLRRIENERRREQMLAGDTSALTRAFQERSERTGQAHMVLSVGNKDNAPREIDLLGHARETSVVKAVPKAESKRKEKRPQREASEPPEAPPASAPFEAPPPKPVMKPAFGRIQMVPVSSDAPEAPAPREKIRISLGKRKAQEGNGV from the coding sequence ATGGCCTCGTTCCAGAAGGAGTCGCTCTCGTTGGCGGAGACGAACCGCGTGCGCATTTCACTGGGACTGGCACCACTGGACGATGAGCCAGCAGTACCGTCCGATGTGAAATCGCAGGCGGAGCAGGACGCGGAGTCGGAGCGAAATtacgcggcgcgtcgcaagTCGGAGCAGATTGCCCAAGACGAGGCAGCGACGCGAGAGCGTATCACCAAGGCCAAAAACCGACGCGAACTTGTGCGCAAACTTCGCGGACCGACGCTGGGCGAGGAATCGCCGGAGGAAGGGACGAGGCAGTGGGTCAAGGCCGCAAATTCCCGTGCGAAAGagcatgcggcgcggcgccagcgcgagATGGAAGAGGCAGAAGCGCCGGCAGAGCAGTACAGTGCGTCAGACTTGGATGGCTTGCGTGTTGCGCACGATCTTGCGGATCTTGGCGACGGCAACCAGGAGCATATTctgacgctgcgcgatggcAATGTCCTGGACGAGGGCGAAGACGAGCTGGTGGATGCGACcattgccgagcgtgcacgcgcgagcCGGAATAACGAGCGCAAGGGGGGCGTGCAAGCGTATACCGGGCTAGACGACGAATCGTTTGATACGCACCAATCTGCAtccgtgctcggcaagtACGACGACGTGGAATCGCTGGACGCTCGCGAAAAAGTGGAGACGAGGGGAGGCTTCCGTATCGGGGATGCAGCGACCGTTGCGGATATGGATGCACGCACTGAGGCGCACGTatctgcgcggcgcgccgaggagcatcgcgagcagcagcgcgtcaGCCTTGACTATGTAAAAAACGTGCCCGTGTCGGATTATGCGCCAAACATCCACTTCAAGAAAGGGAAGAAGAAGCGGCACGCGTCACGCGTACAGCTCGACGTGGAAAACGCCACGCCCGAAGAGCCGATGCCTGCGGACGTCACGCCGCAGCCTGCGTTAAGAGAGAATGTAGTAGAtgacgacgagcttgcgGCGAGTCTTGCGCGGGCGAGAAGAcagcgtgccaagcgcacaATCGCTGCCGTCACGCCCGAAATGCTTGCCAAGAACCTcgcggcgaagcgcgaggcagaGGCACATGCACAGCCCGACACAGACGAGGGCATAACGTTTGACGAGACGTCGGAGTTTGTGCGCcagctggcgcagcgccccatggagccggcgcgcgcggtgcaagaAAAAGCCGAAGACGAGCCGCTTGCAGAGGTACATGCGCCGTTGCTTGCAGAGGTACATGCACCGCTGGCCACACACGCCGAGCCGCAAGACCTCAGCGAGATCGACTTTGCTGCGACGCAGGACGAGCCGGACGAGTCGCTTGCGTCCGAgggcgtcgctgctgcactgcgcctACTCAAGAGCCAGGGCATTCTGGAACAGGCCGATCCGATGCagcacgagcgcgagaGTCGGCAGCTGCAGTACGACGCTTGGGTGCGCGACcaaaagcggcgcgatgaagaagcgcgccacACCCCCAACCACAAGTCGTCTACGCGCGAgtacgatgcgcgcaatcgcgacaagcgcgaagCCGAAGaggccatggcgcggttCAAAGATTATACCCCCGATGTCACCATTGCGTACCACGACGAATTTGGGCGTACGCTCACGCCAAAAGAGGCATGGAAGCGCATGTCGCACGTATTTCACGGAAACAAGCCAGGGTACAAGGCACAGGAGaagcagctgcgccgcattgagaacgagcgccgcagggAGCAGATGCTGGCGGGCGATACAAGCGCCttgacgcgcgcattccaGGAGCGCTCCGAGCGTACCGGACAGGCCCACATGGTGCTGAGTGTGGGCAACAAAgacaatgcgccgcgcgagatTGACTTGCTtgggcacgcgcgcgagacaAGCGTCGTTAAAGCAGTGCCGAAAGCCGAAAGCAAGCGTAAAGAAAAGCGCCcacagcgcgaggcgtCCGAGCCAcccgaagcgccgccggccAGCGCTCCTTttgaagcgccgccgccaaagccTGTTATGAAGCCTGCCTTTGGACGTATACAGATGGTGCCGGTGTCAAGCGACGCTCCCGAAGCGCCCGCGCCACGCGAAAAGATTCGCATTTCGCtgggcaagcgcaaggcgcaggAGGGGAATGGCGTATAG
- the HEM1 gene encoding 5-aminolevulinate synthase (COG:E; EggNog:ENOG503NVHY): MPSAKIGMLVRHFSATSGPILDKAGACPYMSQAIAKSESSEASDVDLTFGGASGSSMSAPHPISASWLKRHGNRVCPVGGHTLASAEQKRGFASQTNGASALLAMCGDAASAPIEHGRVPPAQSRTPGSGLGRLPRPPQKSGRGFDFEGFYHDELKQKHDQNTYRYFNNINRLAKKAPMGHLADSEAHEITVWCSNDYQNMSRHPRVLSAMKETIDMYGAGAGGTRNIAGHNKHVEHIEEVLASLHRKEGALVFGSCYAANDAALTVLGSKLPNCVILSDSSNHASMIQGIKHSGAKKMIYRHNDMEDLESKLRSIPVGTPKIIAFESVYSMCGTVGPIERTIELAKQYGAITFLDEVHAVGMYGPHGAGVAEHLDWMLNATMPPGKLKGTIMDNLDIITGTLGKAYGNVGGYIAGSSRLVDLIRSFAPQFIFSTTLPPAVLSGAATAIEVLMESNHTRQLQQIRTRELKRALLTANIPLQSNPSHIVPVLVGSAEKAKLASDLLLSQHACYVQPINYPTVAHGLERLRITPTPEHTSQHVTLLVSALQQVWQQLGLRTVSDLLAAPQDGSDALADLFRHSQFVEDTSPLWTDAMLALPNELLTGSSSASFHCKCEAAPQPFPFPDLNMAQGPPRISS, translated from the coding sequence ATGCCGTCCGCCAAGATTGGCATGCTGGTGCGCCACTTTAGTGCTACTAGCGGCCCTATCCTGGACAAAGCCGGCGCTTGCCCCTACATGAGCCAAGCAATCGCCAAGTCCGAGTCTTCTGAAGCGAGCGACGTCGACCTGACTTTCGGCGGTGCGTCTGGAAGCAGCatgagcgcgccgcatcctATCAGTGCATCGTGGCTCAAACGCCACGGCAACCGCGTGTGTCCTGTCGGTGGCCACACGCTTGCGTCTGCCGAGCAAAAGCGCGGCTTTGCGTCGCAGACCAACGGCGCTAGTGCCTTGCTTGCGATGTGCGGCGATGCTGCTTCTGCTCCGATTGAGCACGGGCGCGTACCGCCGGCGCAGAGTCGTACACCTGGCTCCGGTCTTGGTCGTCTTCCGCGTCCCCCCCAGAAGAGCGGCCGCGGCTTCGACTTTGAAGGGTTTTACCACGACGAGTTGAAGCAGAAGCACGACCAAAACACGTACCGCTACTTTAACAACATCAATCGCTTAGCAAAAAAGGCTCCTATGGGCCATCTGGCCGACAGTGAAGCCCACGAAATTACGGTCTGGTGCTCCAACGACTACCAGAACATGTCGCGCCATCCCCGTGTCCTTTCTGCGATGAAAGAGACGATTGATATGTACGGTGCTGGCGCTGGTGGCACGCGCAACATTGCGGGCCACAACAAACATGTGGAACACATCGAAGAGGTCCTTGCTAGTCTTCATCGCAAGGAAGGCGCGCTTGTATTTGGCTCGTGCTATGCTGCGAACGATGCCGCGCTTACCGTTTTGGGCTCCAAGCTACCCAACTGTGTGATCCTTAGCGACAGCAGCAACCATGCGTCGATGATACAAGGCATcaagcacagcggcgcgaagaagaTGATTTACCGCCACAATGACATGGAAGATCTCGAGTCCAAACTGCGCAGTATTCCTGTGGGCACGCCCAAGATCATTGCGTTTGAGTCTGTGTACAGCATGTGCGGTACCGTTGGCCCGATTGAGCGCACGATCGAGCTTGCGAAGCAGTACGGCGCCATCACTTTTCTCGACGAGGTCCACGCCGTCGGCATGTACGggccgcacggcgccggcgtcgcCGAGCACCTCGACTGGATGCTGAACGCGACGATGCCTCCCGGTAAGCTCAAGGGCACGATCATGGACAATCTTGACATTATCACTGGCACGCTGGGTAAGGCGTACGGCAATGTTGGCGGCTACATTGCCGGCTCGAGCCGCCTTGTCGACCTGATCCGCTCGTTTGCACCTCAGTTTATCTTCAGCACCACACTTCCTCCAGCGGTGCTCTCCGGCGCTGCCACCGCGATCGAAGTGCTCATGGAGTCCAACCATACGCGCCAGCTCCAGCAGattcgcacgcgcgagctcaagcgcgcgcttttaACCGCCAACATCCCGCTGCAGAGCAACCCCTCGCACATTGTTCCCGTCCTGGTGGGCTCTGCGGAGAAGGCCAAGCTCGCCTCGGATTTGTTGCTCAGCCAGCACGCCTGCTATGTCCAACCTATCAACTATCCCACCGTCGCCCATGGCCtcgagcgtttgcgcatCACGCCGACGCCGGAGCACACATCGCAGCATGTCACTCTCCTCGTcagtgcgctgcagcaagtTTGGCAGCAGCTTGGCCTGCGCACCGTGAGCGACTTGCTTGCCGCTCCTCAGGACGGGtccgacgcgctcgccgaccTTTTCCGCCACTCCCAGTTTGTGGAAGACACCTCGCCGCTTTGGACCGATgcgatgcttgcgctgccCAACGAGCTTCTCACTGGCAGTAGCTCTGCATCGTTCCACTGCAAGTGCGAGGCTGCTCCCCAGCCCTTCCCCTTCCCCGACCTGAACATGGCCCAAGGCCCGCCCCGCATATCTTCATAG
- a CDS encoding uncharacterized protein (EggNog:ENOG503P642; COG:T) produces the protein MQSFLGRLNRAVSDRGPPETSPDPGTPGIPVTPDSLPCDEPNFGAGSSAMNRFSRVRNFRMGNKRTQKSAGGALGSPIQDDESASLGSGAKEASIPYIPASPNLSAGSSFSALRRTLDRSYRSSSSSIPRGSMQKERAASHGSAAESNLIDASDLVMGPIQLADEAPHDAETASVHSHALETPAEPLEDAWCPGVRVPSSAESYVSTPVSATVPVLPPVTTEPFSPIESVATPETFAASLFVTPFEDAEASPLQSPLPDTSQSSPSSPLFLPKDDALPHARIPPIAPTKEARASLTSIPRSMSAAEMPALAPGTPVQDAQSEQESMFGTIGKRGMEMMRNLRHRKGHAAWSPRLDTIKTDAKRRSFFVPSLGSFSREASKAPQTPTQVWLDWLESSPASPAPSLYQSATSRTILKGLRPSSVLSNSASMQSLRIPQRVPSRTADAPQPLFGMPLRKAVAISRLDAPIMPDTVASLGAYPPEASDAERPALLHRADAQEKCLPRIVARCMQSLEKWGVEEEGIYRISGRSSHSSRLRALWEIPSVDLNLAEISPADLDVHSVCSVLKMYLRELPECLVPTDVRAEFDKVCAELPVAEQLRVGQADLEARMDALRLSGTNAAEMATQRLSSCMRRIPYSQWYLLREISLHLGLLMDSATVSSTKMPLSNLTLVLAPTLQVSGPMLMTLVQFRDILFSEETRPGTDPVLVHANEVATPPLPPTQNELAAALDAAAQSPLDTSESDTQSLRAQPAVQLASFPALGLGKLVHPEALAEQGSASVVPSPREDVDADRFTDAENDELGTDETMPIPTDGLQ, from the coding sequence ATGCAGAGTTTCCTGGGACGACTGAACCGAGCCGTGTCTGATCGCGGCCCGCCCGAAACAAGCCCAGATCCAGGCACGCCAGGCATACCCGTCACACCTGACTCTCTACCATGCGATGAGCCCAACTTCGGAGCCGGATCGAGCGCCATGAACCGTTTCTCGCGCGTCCGGAACTTCCGCATGGGCAACAAACGAACACAAAAGTCCGCGGGAGGCGCACTTGGCTCGCCCATACAAGACGACGAAAGCGCTAGCCTCGGCAGCGGTGCCAAGGAAGCCAGCATACCCTACATACCCGCTTCCCCAAACTTGTCAGCTGGGTCCTCTTTCTCCGCGTTACGACGTACCTTGGACCGCAGCTACCGgtcctcctcgtcgagtATTCCGCGCGGATCGATGCAAAaagagcgtgccgcgtcCCATGGCTCCGCCGCTGAATCAAACCTGATCGACGCATCGGATCTCGTCATGGGACCGATTCAGCTAGCggacgaagcgccgcacgacgcaGAAACTGCCTCTGTACACAGTCACGCTCTGGAAACGCCAGCAGAGCCGCTAGAGGATGCATGGTGTCCGGGCGTTCGCGTACCCTCCTCAGCAGAATCCTACGTGTCCACCCCTGTCTCTGCGACCGTGCCGGTACTCCCCCCTGTGACAACCGAGCCATTCTCGCCGATCGAGTCGGTAGCGACGCCCGAGACGTTTGCGGCGAGCCTCTTTGTCACACCATTTGAAGATGCAGAAGCGTCACCGCTGCAAAGTCCGCTTCCCGATACCAGCCAATCCTCCCCCAGCTCTCCCCTCTTCCTTCCTAAAGACGACGCCTTGCCCCATGCCCGGATACCGCCCATAGCGCCCACCAAAGAAGCCCGCGCATCCCTGACCAGCATTCCGCGGTCGATGAGCGCAGCGGAAATGCCTGCACTCGCGCCGGGCACGCCTGTGCAGGATGCACAGAGCGAGCAAGAGAGTATGTTTGGCACCattggcaagcgcggcatggaAATGATGCGCAACTTGCGCCACCGCAAAGGGCACGCTGCATGGAGTCCGCGCTTGGATACGATCAAGACAGACGCCAAACGGCGCTCCTTTTTTGTCCCAAGCCTCGGTTCTTTCTCGCGCGAAGCTTCCAAGGCGCCGCAGACACCGACGCAAGTTTGGCTCGACTGGCTCGAGTCGAGTCCCGCATCGCCAGCCCCTTCCTTGTACCAGAGCGCGACGTCGCGGACGATATTGAAAGGACTGCGGCCCTCCTCTGTTTTGTCGAATTCCGCCAGCATGCAATCGCTACGGATTCCGCAGCGTGTTCCGTCGCGCACtgcggatgcgccgcagccgctgTTCGGCATGCCGCTCCGGAAAGCCGTCGCGATTTCGCGCCTCGACGCTCCAATCATGCCAGACACCGTAGCTAGCCTCGGCGCCTATCCGCCCGAAGCAAGCGATGCGGAACGGCCTGCGCTGTTGCaccgcgccgatgcgcaggaAAAATGCCTCCCGCGAATTgtcgcgcggtgcatgcaaaGTTTGGAAAAATGGGGCGTCGAAGAGGAGGGTATCTACCGCATCTCGGGGCGTTCTTCGCACTCGTCCCGCCTGCGCGCTCTTTGGGAAATCCCTAGCGTGGACTTGAATCTCGCCGAGATCAGCCCGGCAGACTTGGACGTGCATTCGGTGTGCAGTGTACTGAAAATGTACCTGCGCGAACTGCCTGAATGCCTCGTCCCGACCGACGTCCGGGCGGAATTTGACAAGGTATGCGCAGAGTTGCCTGTCGCGGAACAGCTCCGCGTTGGCCAGGCGGATTTGGAGGCGCGCATGGATGCGCTACGTCTTTCTGGCACGAATGCAGCCGAGATGGCGACGCAGCGGCTCTCGTCCTGCATGCGCCGAATTCCATACAGCCAGTGGTACCTTTTGCGAGAAATCTCTTTGCATTTGGGGCTGCTGATGGATTCCGCGACAGTCAGCAGCACAAAGATGCCACTGTCGAATTTGACATTGGTCCTCGCACCCACGCTCCAGGTTTCGGGACCCATGTTGATGACGCTAGTCCAGTTCCGGGATATTCTGTTCTCGGAAGAGACAAGGCCTGGTACGGACCCTGTCTTGGTGCATGCAAATGAGGTGGCGACGCCGCCACTGCCGCCTACACAGAATGAATtagctgcggcgctggatgcCGCGGCTCAATCCCCGTTGGATACGTCGGAAAGCGACACACAGTctctgcgtgcgcaaccAGCCGTCCAGCTTGCTTCCTTTCCTGCGCTGGGACTCGGGAAACTGGTCCACCCTGAGGCGTTGGCTGAGCAGGGCAGCGCTTCGGTTGTCCCTTCGCCGAGAGAGGACGTGGATGCGGACCGGTTCACAGACGCGGAAAACGACGAGCTTGGCACGGATGAAACTATGCCCATTCCGACAGATGGATTGCAATAA
- a CDS encoding uncharacterized protein (COG:J; BUSCO:EOG09264I6B; EggNog:ENOG503P5XI): MRRVDAQLTSQLDPDEKIARLFSRRSPERVPSGSIVLVESYLTPAKTNTTTFSGVLIAVRRAGVATSFVLRTIANKLGVETRFHAYSPMIKEIRVVQRADARKGQPGLLRARRAKLYYMARRDDRRVNSVASVVKQFRASEQQHAKQGARRK; the protein is encoded by the coding sequence atgcgccgcgtcgatgcgcagctTACGTCGCAGCTGGACCCGGATGAAAAAATTGCGCGGCTcttttcgcggcgctcgccggAGCGTGTGCCTTCGGGCTCGATCGTGCTTGTAGAGTCGTATCTGACGCCTGCAAAGACAAACACGACTACCTTTTCTGGTGTGCTAattgccgtgcgccgcgcgggcGTTGCTACTTCGTTTGTCTTGCGCACTATTGCGAATAAGCTGGGTGTAGAGACCCGGTTCCATGCGTACAGCCCTATGATTAAGGAGATCCGTGTCGTTCAGCGTGctgatgcgcgcaaaggcCAGCCGGGGCTCTTgcgtgctcgccgcgcaaagctgTATTAtatggcgcgccgcgatgaTCGCCGGGTCAATTCGGTCGCGAGTGTGGTGAAGCAGTTCAGGGCGTccgagcagcagcatgcTAAGCAGGGCGCACGTCGGAAATAG
- the NOT5 gene encoding general negative regulator of transcription subunit 5 (COG:K; EggNog:ENOG503NU44) — MFQGTKAFSKEGLIAAARMDPSEKAKLEMSQWLATMVDELSRQIEMAEAEIEQTAATTKKKKGSVRDERVGQMEHWNERRNWHISRLEILLRMLENDTLEVERINDIREDILYFVECNTDEDFDEDDGIYDEFNLDNEEEVDGPRENEDEDEESSEEPDSVATATEDIARPEPAVESPQPQLPSEEAKKEEPSAPQAPKPAKEEKKASAKKAVEAPTKERVVTNFDQGKVQTNVSPVPAAKPAAPLPPIRYAAAAAAAVASPSTSAPVPAGDSIAEQESVDPEETASHPAPAHGATDARLPDSLSDLVASYEYAKQKSLMRDANLMHMQRSLDSGYVGGVPEPVDSESPKYYVPKEPLPTPHYYPQTPASIFDNPALYAKFDVDTLFFIFYYQQGTYHQYLAARELKKQSWRFHKQYLTWFQRHSEPQAITDEYEQGAYVYFDWEGSWCQRRKSDFRFEYRWLEDN, encoded by the exons ATGT TTCAAGGC ACCAAGGCGTTCTCCAAGGAAGGGCTGattgcagcagcgcggatGGACCCAAGCGAGAAGGCGAAACTGGAGATGTCGCAGTGGCTTGCGACCATGGTCGACGAACTTTCGCGGCAGATCGAGATGGCCGAGGCCGAGATCGAGCAGACGGCTGCCACGACAAAGAAGAAGAAGGGGAGCGTACGGGACGAGCGGGTAGGCCAGATGGAGCACTGGaacgagcggcgcaactGGCATATCTCGCGCCTCGAGAttctgctgcgcatgctggAGAACGACACACTGGAGGTTGAACGCATCAATGACATCCGGGAAGATATCCTATACTTTGTCGAGTGTAATACGGATGAGGATTTCGATGAGGACGACGGAATTTACGACGAATTCAACCTGGATAACGAAGAGGAGGTGGATGGACCGCGGGAAAatgaggacgaggacgaagagTCGTCCGAGGAGCCGGACTCGGTTGCGACGGCGACCGAAGATATCGCACGGCCAGAGCCAGCCGTAGAGTCACCCCAACCCCAGCTCCCCTCCGAGGAAGCCAAGAAGGAGgagcccagcgcgccacaGGCGCCAAAGCCAGCCAAGGAGGAGAAGAAggcgagcgcgaaaaaggcCGTAGAGGCCCCGACAAAAGAGCGCGTGGTCACCAACTTTGACCAAGGCAAGGTCCAGACGAATGTATCTCCTGTGCCAGCGGCAAAGCCCGCGGCGCCATTACCTCCAATTCGCtacgcggcggcggcagcagcagcagtagcatcgccgagcacatcagcgcctgtgcctgctGGCGACTCTATTGCAGAACAAGAGTCGGTGGATCCAGAGGAAACTGCTTCGCacccagcgccagcgcacggcgccaccgatgcgcggctgccCGACTCCCTCTCGGACCTCGTCGCCTCTTACGAGTACGCAAAGCAAAAGTCGCTcatgcgcgatgcaaatCTCATGCACATGCAGCGATCCTTGGACTCTGGCTACGTGGGTGGTGTCCCAGAGCCAGTAGACTCAGAGAGTCCCAAGTACTACGTTCCTAAGGAGCCCCTACCTACGCCTCATTATTACCCACAGACCCCTGCATCCATCTTTGACAATCCTGCATTGTACGCCAAGTTTGATGTGGACACGCTGTTTTTTATCTTTTACTACCAACAAGGGACGTACCATCAGTaccttgctgcgcgtgaACTGAAGAAACAGTCGTGGCGCTTCCACAAGCAGTACTTGACATGGTTCCAGCGACATTCGGAGCCACAGGCCATTACGGACGAGTACGAGCAGGGTGCGTACGTCTACTTTGACTGGGAAGGGTCTTGGTGTCAGCGGCGTAAGAGCGATTTCCGGTTCGAATACCGGTGGTTGGAAGATAATTAG